One segment of Treponema pectinovorum DNA contains the following:
- a CDS encoding tetratricopeptide repeat protein: MDNPLQLVVIAILAVGVLFLGSAILKSIIKPKKLDSITKLIKSGKYSAAEKLAKAVIAREPRNYLAHYYLGKAYIADKKNELALMEYKVVNQNAIFDAKIPETEFRKQLSQLYLKFNQNDEALKEFLLLTKLEPTNAENYYNCGKIYEQKSRADSALGFYQKAIQLNRRHVKAHAAMGLLLFRAKQFAEAKKEIDLAISLSPQTYSSYYYLGKILKENKDYPGAVNAFEKALRDPEFKQRALLERGSCYMMAKSFDNALAEFDRAVKASKDEKAQETLYARYFLASCYERNRDIDKAIEQWQIIYQHNHSFRDVAAKLSEYRDLQSNDSLKEFLTCSQEEFVEICKKVAMSGFSMAAQKIDSKKWGCIMTCTEQKSDDWMNVRKQTYLLIFSRDTDAIEDSAIRKFLDMSKQANCTKVIVFASAGFTSSASGFAENRPIELVGKEKLERILDKAGI; encoded by the coding sequence ATGGATAATCCACTTCAACTTGTCGTAATTGCAATACTTGCAGTTGGCGTTCTTTTTCTTGGAAGTGCAATATTAAAATCAATCATAAAGCCAAAAAAATTGGATTCCATCACAAAACTTATAAAATCAGGAAAGTACAGTGCTGCCGAAAAATTGGCAAAGGCTGTGATAGCACGAGAGCCTAGAAATTATTTGGCTCACTATTATTTAGGAAAAGCGTATATCGCAGACAAAAAAAATGAACTCGCTCTTATGGAATACAAAGTTGTAAATCAGAATGCAATTTTTGACGCTAAAATTCCAGAAACAGAGTTTAGAAAGCAGCTTTCGCAGTTGTATCTAAAATTCAATCAAAACGACGAGGCTTTAAAAGAGTTTTTACTCTTGACAAAACTCGAACCTACAAACGCAGAAAATTATTACAACTGCGGAAAAATCTACGAACAAAAAAGCAGAGCGGATTCTGCCTTGGGATTTTATCAAAAAGCGATTCAATTAAATCGCCGCCACGTAAAAGCACACGCTGCAATGGGTTTACTCTTATTCCGTGCAAAGCAGTTTGCAGAAGCAAAAAAAGAAATCGACCTTGCAATATCTTTAAGTCCACAAACTTATTCTTCATACTACTATCTTGGAAAAATATTAAAAGAAAACAAAGATTATCCAGGAGCGGTAAACGCATTCGAAAAAGCACTTAGAGATCCAGAATTTAAACAGAGAGCGCTTTTAGAAAGAGGCTCCTGTTATATGATGGCAAAATCTTTTGACAATGCATTGGCAGAATTTGACAGAGCTGTAAAAGCTTCAAAAGACGAAAAAGCTCAGGAAACTTTGTATGCAAGATATTTTCTTGCTTCCTGCTACGAAAGAAATAGAGATATAGACAAGGCAATAGAGCAGTGGCAAATAATTTATCAGCACAACCATTCATTTAGAGATGTTGCTGCAAAACTTTCTGAATATCGCGATTTGCAGTCAAACGACTCGTTAAAAGAGTTTTTAACCTGCTCACAGGAAGAATTTGTAGAAATCTGTAAAAAAGTTGCTATGAGTGGTTTTTCTATGGCTGCACAAAAAATAGATTCAAAAAAATGGGGCTGCATAATGACATGCACTGAACAAAAAAGCGACGACTGGATGAATGTAAGAAAACAGACCTATCTTTTGATTTTTAGCCGAGATACCGATGCCATTGAAGATTCTGCAATAAGAAAATTCTTGGATATGAGCAAACAGGCAAATTGCACTAAAGTTATAGTCTTTGCTTCTGCGGGTTTTACAAGTTCCGCATCTGGCTTTGCAGAAAACCGCCCGATTGAACTTGTGGGGAAAGAAAAACTCGAGCGAATTTTAGATAAAGCAGGAATTTAA
- a CDS encoding tetratricopeptide repeat protein encodes MTSKKSQILKASKNEEKVQTPVVYNEDFEKGEELFTLNKPEEAIVYFEKCIDVKDVNPLVWVHLGVAYYQIGDFTRSLACCTKGLTKPNTDHKILAYNAGNSAYALTNYARAEACYAISIKEDESFAPAYLNRANSQLKQDRLQDAKMNYIKYLELEPESLQKQDLEKLLILLDEEILRRSKEKPEKIDLDFANVKNDEMIFEIPVEKVALENENIEEKNDEDVKEELVNLEIAKAPEISEDEKNLKESTEVVTQEKVEPNLEDSQFAKDEDSAQGNEPQNIYADNEEIFDDEELADALYKLPAGKVSIKALAYGFSPYSTDSKKQKQYFNIAVSDKKNVESYVFEILDEKGRVVRTTKENHFEAQLEWDGKTDSGLVASGRFTARLTVSYAQGGLVTAQSSAFTCFSDFPQVSIEIIEKTENLTENFSTSDELLSGSKLPIDDKSTAGDKLTVDSELPVDDRLNIDDKLKFAVKVESESLIESWKFEIKDEDKTIYQEEGKTLPSQIEVNKKDLLQDFTQEKAFDCKITVRNAFGLEAQDSCSIKL; translated from the coding sequence TTGACGTCGAAAAAAAGTCAAATTCTAAAAGCATCAAAAAATGAAGAAAAAGTTCAAACTCCAGTTGTTTATAACGAAGATTTTGAAAAAGGCGAGGAACTTTTTACGCTCAATAAACCAGAAGAAGCGATTGTCTATTTTGAAAAATGCATAGATGTAAAAGATGTAAATCCATTGGTTTGGGTTCATTTGGGAGTAGCGTATTATCAGATTGGCGATTTTACTCGCTCACTGGCTTGCTGTACAAAAGGTCTTACAAAACCAAATACCGACCACAAAATTTTAGCATACAACGCAGGAAATTCCGCCTACGCTCTTACAAATTATGCCAGAGCCGAAGCCTGTTATGCGATTTCCATAAAAGAAGATGAATCCTTTGCTCCTGCATATTTAAACCGTGCAAATTCTCAACTAAAACAAGACAGGTTGCAGGACGCAAAGATGAATTACATAAAATATCTTGAACTTGAGCCAGAATCTTTGCAAAAACAGGATTTAGAAAAACTTTTGATTTTGCTTGATGAAGAAATTTTACGCCGTTCAAAAGAAAAACCAGAAAAAATCGATTTAGACTTTGCAAATGTAAAAAACGACGAGATGATTTTTGAAATTCCTGTAGAAAAAGTTGCCTTAGAAAATGAAAATATAGAAGAAAAAAACGATGAAGATGTAAAAGAAGAACTTGTAAACTTAGAAATTGCAAAAGCTCCAGAGATTAGCGAGGATGAAAAAAATCTCAAGGAAAGCACGGAAGTCGTTACTCAGGAGAAAGTTGAACCTAATTTAGAAGATTCACAATTTGCAAAGGATGAAGATTCTGCACAAGGAAACGAACCCCAGAATATTTATGCAGACAATGAAGAAATATTTGACGATGAAGAACTTGCAGATGCCTTGTATAAACTTCCAGCTGGAAAAGTGAGCATAAAGGCTTTAGCTTACGGCTTTTCTCCTTATAGCACGGATTCAAAAAAACAAAAGCAGTATTTTAACATTGCCGTTTCGGATAAGAAGAATGTCGAAAGTTATGTTTTTGAAATCTTAGATGAAAAAGGAAGGGTTGTTCGAACCACAAAGGAAAATCATTTTGAGGCACAGCTTGAATGGGACGGAAAAACCGATAGTGGACTTGTCGCTTCAGGGCGGTTTACTGCAAGATTGACTGTGTCGTATGCGCAAGGCGGTTTAGTAACTGCACAATCGTCCGCATTTACGTGCTTTAGCGACTTTCCTCAGGTTAGTATAGAAATTATAGAAAAAACTGAAAATTTAACAGAAAACTTCAGCACCAGCGATGAATTGCTTTCTGGCAGCAAATTGCCGATTGACGATAAATCGACTGCTGGCGATAAGTTGACTGTTGACTCTGAGTTGCCTGTGGACGACAGGTTAAATATTGACGATAAATTGAAGTTTGCTGTAAAAGTTGAAAGCGAATCTTTGATTGAATCTTGGAAATTTGAAATAAAAGACGAAGACAAAACTATTTATCAAGAGGAAGGAAAAACTTTGCCATCTCAAATTGAAGTGAATAAAAAAGATTTGCTCCAAGATTTTACGCAGGAGAAAGCTTTTGATTGCAAGATTACTGTTAGGAATGCCTTTGGCCTTGAAGCACAAGATTCTTGTTCTATAAAATTATAA
- the mutL gene encoding DNA mismatch repair endonuclease MutL — protein sequence MEKQIRRPVRVLSAEVSRKIAAGEVIDRPNAIVRELMDNAVDSGADSISVEICGGGIEKIRVSDNGFGMTKDDLSSCAHPHATSKIVNASDLMNLTTLGFRGEALASIAAVSRLSILSGNHKMTASITEDHVIEEIPPVQNGKGTIVMSEGLFENYPARRVFLKREASENLLCKETFIEKSLPKTDISFRLTVDGQVRLDLPKDVSLAERFVQALQLNENPENFAELKSSDEKDWSFRLVIGQSHIYRNDRKQIYIYVNGRRVVEYSLVQAIEYGCQGFFPNGTHPVASLFVQINPSLVDFNIHPAKKEVRFRDSSAIHHAVSSTVKEYFRSYGIKNSEIFETQKNQPKKETNAFFDFEYEQSSQNKIPTYNSPSTFFSEKTYSSPYSIKDSSSSNKNKNTAGENDFRSKFFNYESSIQKKSYANEHNFSNASADLALQALAQDKNEDNPSNPQFTTLDENGFCYIGSVMNCFLVAQINDTVYFIDQHAAHERILFDKITSSKAERQNLLIPYTIETQDEDEEKYLNSSLKMLEDAGFSGKNTGNGKFEFSSVHSRWQGSEEDFRAAILDRLVSPKDIIYSVAAMTACKAAVKDGYVLDRGAAEDLAKKALALKDPHCPHGRPIWTTLTKQQLFDRVRRTR from the coding sequence ATGGAAAAACAAATCCGTCGCCCCGTAAGAGTTTTAAGCGCAGAAGTTTCAAGAAAAATTGCTGCTGGCGAAGTTATAGACAGACCAAACGCAATCGTCCGTGAACTTATGGATAACGCTGTAGACAGTGGCGCAGATTCAATCAGTGTAGAAATTTGTGGTGGAGGAATTGAAAAGATAAGGGTGAGCGACAACGGTTTTGGAATGACAAAAGATGATTTATCATCCTGCGCCCACCCACATGCAACAAGCAAAATTGTAAACGCAAGCGATCTGATGAACTTAACGACGCTTGGCTTTAGAGGAGAGGCTTTAGCATCGATTGCGGCTGTAAGTAGGCTTTCAATTTTAAGCGGCAACCATAAGATGACGGCAAGCATAACAGAAGACCACGTAATCGAAGAAATTCCGCCTGTTCAAAACGGCAAAGGAACTATAGTGATGAGCGAAGGTCTTTTTGAAAACTACCCTGCCCGTCGCGTCTTTCTAAAACGAGAAGCTTCCGAAAACCTTTTGTGCAAAGAAACATTTATAGAAAAATCTCTTCCCAAAACGGATATTTCGTTCCGCCTTACAGTAGACGGACAAGTCCGCCTTGACCTTCCAAAAGATGTAAGCCTTGCAGAGCGCTTTGTTCAGGCGCTCCAATTAAATGAAAATCCAGAAAATTTTGCAGAATTAAAATCGAGCGACGAAAAAGACTGGAGTTTTCGCCTTGTAATAGGACAAAGCCACATCTACAGAAACGACAGAAAGCAGATTTATATATACGTAAACGGAAGACGCGTCGTCGAGTATTCACTTGTGCAAGCGATAGAATACGGCTGTCAGGGATTTTTCCCTAATGGAACTCATCCAGTTGCAAGCCTTTTTGTACAGATAAATCCTTCGCTCGTGGACTTTAACATTCATCCTGCAAAAAAAGAAGTCAGATTCAGGGACAGTTCAGCCATTCATCACGCAGTAAGCTCAACCGTAAAAGAATACTTTCGCTCTTATGGAATAAAAAACTCAGAAATTTTTGAAACGCAAAAAAATCAACCAAAAAAAGAAACAAACGCCTTTTTTGATTTTGAATATGAGCAGAGTTCCCAAAACAAAATTCCAACTTACAATTCGCCTTCAACTTTTTTTAGCGAAAAAACTTATTCTTCTCCTTATTCAATAAAAGATTCATCTTCATCAAACAAAAATAAAAACACGGCTGGCGAAAACGATTTTCGTTCAAAATTTTTTAATTACGAAAGCTCAATTCAAAAAAAATCCTATGCAAACGAGCATAATTTTTCAAACGCGAGTGCAGACCTTGCCTTGCAAGCACTTGCACAGGATAAAAACGAAGATAATCCTTCAAATCCTCAATTTACAACTTTAGACGAAAATGGTTTTTGCTACATAGGCTCGGTTATGAATTGTTTTTTGGTTGCTCAGATAAACGACACTGTTTATTTTATTGACCAGCACGCAGCGCACGAAAGAATACTTTTCGACAAGATAACTTCATCAAAAGCAGAACGGCAAAACCTTTTAATTCCTTACACAATAGAAACTCAGGATGAAGATGAAGAAAAATACTTAAACTCATCGCTTAAAATGCTCGAAGATGCAGGCTTTTCAGGAAAAAACACAGGCAACGGCAAATTTGAGTTTTCAAGCGTACATTCGCGCTGGCAAGGAAGCGAAGAAGATTTTAGAGCTGCAATTTTAGACCGCCTTGTTTCGCCAAAAGACATAATCTATTCCGTCGCTGCAATGACAGCCTGCAAAGCCGCCGTAAAAGACGGCTACGTATTGGACAGGGGCGCGGCAGAAGATTTGGCAAAAAAAGCCTTAGCCTTAAAAGACCCACACTGCCCACACGGAAGGCCAATTTGGACAACCTTAACAAAACAGCAGTTGTTTGACAGAGTAAGGCGCACCCGTTAA
- the xseB gene encoding exodeoxyribonuclease VII small subunit yields the protein MTFEENLSKLESLTNDIKRTDISLEDALKDFEEGIKLAKKLEESLDKIEGQILILTNQPLKEEDSPSQNEIAPQMELFSSTDSQSGSSGAPTQGLRQ from the coding sequence ATGACATTTGAAGAAAACCTTTCAAAACTTGAATCTTTAACAAACGACATAAAAAGGACAGACATTTCGTTAGAAGATGCACTAAAGGACTTTGAAGAAGGTATAAAACTTGCAAAAAAATTGGAAGAAAGCCTCGATAAAATTGAAGGGCAAATTTTAATACTTACAAATCAGCCTTTAAAAGAAGAAGACAGCCCTTCGCAAAACGAAATTGCACCTCAGATGGAACTTTTTTCTTCAACAGATTCTCAAAGTGGCTCTTCTGGAGCACCCACACAAGGTTTAAGACAGTAA
- the xseA gene encoding exodeoxyribonuclease VII large subunit, giving the protein MTAQLFPADTVFSVTDLTSVIKDLLEGAFVNINLEGEISGYRPNSSGHLYFTLKDENAQISAVMFRGKASSLSFIPKDGLKVRCTGTISVYAPRGSYQIVVSKMEIAGEGNILQILEERKNRLAKEGLFDAKNKVKIPFFPKTIAVITSPTGAALRDILQITKRRNPSVNVIILPAVVQGNEAAKSIATQIKAANDFNLADTLIVGRGGGSIEDLLPFSEEIVVRAVAQSKIPIISAVGHEIDWALCDYAADYRAPTPSAAAELAVPQIIDIKNDLNGYKNELLTVINSKVEKMKLMIKSFNPESLEMRFRTIEQPYLMRLDNAKRQLEDNIKEKIKDIRQKLKESVQTLEGASPKTILSRGYSMVKTLDGKIVRSSLDVKPQEKIEIYPAQGKISATVNV; this is encoded by the coding sequence ATGACAGCACAACTTTTTCCAGCAGATACAGTTTTTTCAGTAACAGATTTAACTTCTGTCATCAAAGATTTGCTTGAAGGCGCATTTGTAAACATAAACCTAGAAGGCGAAATTTCAGGCTATAGACCAAACTCTAGCGGACATTTGTATTTTACATTAAAAGACGAAAATGCTCAAATAAGCGCAGTTATGTTCCGTGGAAAAGCATCCTCGCTTTCTTTCATTCCAAAAGACGGTTTAAAAGTTCGCTGCACGGGAACGATTTCTGTTTACGCACCGAGGGGAAGCTATCAGATTGTGGTTTCTAAAATGGAAATCGCAGGCGAAGGAAATATTCTTCAAATTTTGGAAGAGAGAAAAAATCGCCTAGCAAAAGAAGGACTTTTTGATGCAAAAAACAAAGTGAAAATTCCTTTTTTTCCAAAGACAATCGCCGTAATAACAAGTCCAACAGGAGCGGCTTTAAGGGACATCTTGCAGATAACAAAGCGGCGTAATCCAAGCGTAAATGTTATAATTTTGCCAGCCGTCGTGCAGGGAAACGAAGCCGCAAAATCGATAGCCACACAGATAAAAGCTGCAAACGATTTTAACCTTGCAGACACTTTGATAGTTGGCAGAGGAGGAGGTTCAATAGAAGATTTGCTTCCATTTAGCGAAGAAATTGTTGTTCGTGCGGTTGCCCAGAGTAAAATTCCAATAATAAGCGCTGTAGGGCACGAAATTGACTGGGCACTTTGCGACTATGCAGCCGATTATAGAGCGCCAACGCCTTCAGCGGCAGCAGAACTTGCAGTTCCTCAAATCATAGATATAAAAAACGATTTAAACGGCTATAAAAATGAACTTTTGACAGTTATAAATTCCAAAGTCGAAAAGATGAAATTGATGATAAAATCGTTTAATCCTGAATCCTTAGAAATGCGCTTTAGGACGATAGAACAGCCGTATTTAATGCGACTGGATAACGCAAAAAGGCAACTTGAAGATAATATAAAAGAAAAGATAAAAGACATAAGACAAAAATTAAAAGAAAGCGTGCAAACCTTAGAAGGCGCAAGTCCAAAGACAATCCTTTCAAGGGGATATTCGATGGTAAAAACCTTAGACGGAAAAATTGTTCGCTCGAGCCTTGACGTAAAGCCTCAAGAAAAAATAGAGATATATCCGGCACAGGGGAAAATTTCTGCAACCGTAAATGTTTAA
- a CDS encoding spiro-SPASM protein, with protein MKSISVLFAAGKIGHKFEKVFDSHSAFDLSLEFSFSIESSIKTVILVDSKNLSLVGQAISSFIKQNSAANEDSFKIVQNEDWTNSAVACAIAEETALLNVDFAVFAWADNPFLNRNLNEQIIKNHLEYKAEYSFADGFAGGLTVEVVDSGAASIIAELSKESLKSSGEKKAERNALFSIISADINSFEIETVIADKDYRMLRLNLEATSKSGLVLCKTLFEIAKNNAINLKNGDFDAYKLLDLAEQSALIQQSLPSFYNVQISNSYNTKSLYCPYEKIDFKRELKNMALSDFKVLVKKIVDFSEEATVSLSLFGEPCLNQDFCDFAAEVLKYEGLKLFIETDGLCFGEETAKKIRDFANSDERVFIALKLDAFDGAMYQKINALPQEYFEKALACVSMLQKYFRGCVYPQFTRMKANESQLESFFRFWSEKTSPSFGKVLIMKYDSFARLLSDEKVADLSPLERNACWHLRRDMNILSDNSVIVCKSRFQEIAGNALDEDFEKIWRNLTAEVQNHIEKKYCQKCLDCDEFYTFNF; from the coding sequence ATGAAAAGCATATCGGTTTTGTTTGCCGCTGGTAAAATTGGACACAAATTTGAAAAAGTTTTTGATTCGCATTCTGCCTTTGATTTAAGCCTTGAATTTTCTTTTTCCATAGAATCTTCCATAAAGACTGTTATTTTAGTTGATTCAAAAAATCTTTCTCTCGTAGGACAAGCGATTTCTTCATTTATAAAACAAAATTCTGCCGCAAATGAAGATTCATTTAAAATCGTTCAAAATGAAGACTGGACAAACTCCGCTGTTGCCTGTGCCATTGCGGAAGAAACTGCACTTTTAAATGTGGATTTTGCAGTTTTTGCTTGGGCGGACAATCCCTTTTTAAACAGAAATCTCAATGAGCAAATCATAAAAAATCACCTTGAATACAAGGCCGAATACAGTTTTGCAGACGGTTTTGCTGGTGGTCTTACTGTAGAAGTTGTTGATAGCGGTGCTGCTTCGATAATTGCAGAGCTTTCAAAAGAAAGCTTAAAATCTTCTGGCGAAAAAAAAGCCGAGCGCAATGCACTTTTTTCAATAATCAGTGCCGATATAAACTCTTTTGAAATTGAAACTGTGATTGCAGACAAAGATTACAGAATGTTAAGGCTAAACTTAGAAGCAACTTCAAAATCTGGACTTGTTTTATGCAAAACTCTCTTTGAAATTGCAAAGAACAATGCTATCAATTTAAAAAATGGCGATTTTGACGCGTATAAACTTTTGGATCTGGCAGAACAAAGTGCGTTGATTCAGCAGAGCCTTCCTTCGTTTTACAATGTGCAGATTTCAAATTCGTATAATACAAAAAGCCTTTATTGCCCTTACGAAAAAATCGATTTTAAAAGGGAACTAAAAAATATGGCTTTGAGCGATTTTAAGGTTTTGGTAAAAAAAATTGTCGACTTTTCAGAAGAGGCAACGGTTTCGCTCTCGCTTTTTGGTGAGCCGTGTTTGAATCAAGATTTTTGCGATTTTGCGGCGGAAGTTTTAAAATACGAAGGATTAAAACTTTTTATCGAAACCGACGGACTTTGTTTTGGAGAAGAGACGGCAAAAAAAATACGGGATTTTGCAAATTCAGATGAAAGGGTTTTTATCGCTTTAAAACTTGACGCTTTTGACGGGGCGATGTATCAAAAGATAAACGCTCTTCCTCAAGAATATTTTGAAAAAGCACTTGCATGTGTTTCTATGCTCCAAAAATATTTTCGAGGCTGTGTTTATCCGCAATTTACAAGGATGAAAGCGAACGAAAGTCAGCTTGAAAGTTTTTTTAGGTTTTGGAGTGAAAAAACAAGCCCTTCTTTTGGAAAAGTTTTAATAATGAAGTACGACAGTTTTGCCCGGCTTTTAAGTGACGAAAAAGTAGCAGACCTTTCTCCTCTTGAGCGCAATGCCTGTTGGCATCTTAGACGAGATATGAACATTTTAAGCGACAATAGCGTAATCGTTTGTAAATCTCGCTTTCAAGAAATTGCTGGGAACGCTCTGGATGAAGATTTTGAAAAAATCTGGCGAAATTTGACTGCAGAAGTTCAAAATCACATAGAAAAAAAATATTGCCAAAAATGTCTGGATTGCGATGAATTCTATACCTTTAATTTTTAA
- a CDS encoding cytidylyltransferase domain-containing protein — translation MTILVVQCRISSTRLPGKALFKLANKTILDWTLQAMKKVPADRYFVATDEQSFKELSEIAKRNDFEIFAGPLEDVLERFCLLIEKTKADYVIRATADNPFLFYDAATSLVEQFNRRNETGKCDYITYTNLPHGSGVEIFRADSLLKAKDFATPYDHEHVGPALYKHPESFISVMLNPPEQWNHPDLRTTVDTPWDYRRALAVVRFLGGEGPYSSEDILRAFEDDSIKYPILCVPCVKKGKGTGHLRRCLSVALTAGADIYIPENADLEEKDELLEEARKDGLFENQIVTTLPNKDEYSLILADAFVLERDFALKLASVSKLAAIDEGSLNTDLCDYLLDIIPSYGLQRPANIADPSYITLPKNKKEKRLDSTSSIKSILVTVGGEDPSDLVVPAAISYAALGYKITAIVQKCEESLERVPENLKQNITFIKPVHNLREELYKYDVVVTHYGFTAFEAVAAGCAVVLLGTTPLHVNLAKKYGFKCLSQQNINEIGAEYSLSNIEELYPSSPFAKKDSQIKSLAKFATILAKGRRLSCPVCANEHLPFEDLIVARTEKRTFRRCSSCGMLYMSYTTDEDLPFYNEKYFFDSYKNQYGKTYLEDFHSIKSQCIRRTSVIDYIFRNSHRLITPAALDVGCAFGPFMDAANDAGWQVFGTDISKEAVTYVQEKLHYPASCSNFPAFDPAAEFGISEFDVVTMWYVIEHFQNVDSVLKAVSKILKTGGVFAFSTPSASGVSGRFNMQSFFCNSPSDHYTLWEPARAASILKKYGFKIERIVSTGHHPERFPNLAGSKPNSLKWAFYAAASRFFGLGDTFEVYCKKEKDL, via the coding sequence ATGACAATTTTAGTCGTTCAATGCCGTATTTCTTCAACAAGGCTTCCTGGTAAAGCGTTGTTCAAACTTGCAAATAAAACAATTCTTGACTGGACTTTGCAAGCGATGAAAAAAGTTCCAGCCGACAGGTATTTTGTTGCAACAGATGAGCAGAGTTTTAAAGAGCTTTCTGAAATTGCAAAGCGAAACGATTTTGAAATTTTTGCAGGTCCGCTGGAAGATGTTTTAGAGAGATTTTGTCTCTTAATCGAAAAAACAAAGGCGGATTATGTCATAAGGGCAACTGCGGATAATCCTTTTCTTTTTTACGATGCTGCAACTTCGTTAGTGGAACAGTTTAACCGCAGAAACGAAACTGGAAAGTGCGACTACATAACTTATACAAATCTTCCGCACGGAAGCGGCGTAGAAATTTTTAGAGCAGATTCGCTTTTAAAAGCAAAGGATTTTGCAACTCCTTATGATCATGAGCACGTAGGACCTGCCCTTTATAAACATCCTGAATCTTTTATAAGTGTAATGCTAAATCCTCCTGAACAGTGGAATCATCCAGATTTAAGAACAACGGTTGACACTCCTTGGGATTACAGGCGAGCATTGGCTGTTGTGCGTTTTTTAGGCGGAGAAGGTCCTTATTCAAGCGAAGATATTTTACGCGCTTTTGAAGACGATTCAATCAAATATCCTATTTTGTGCGTGCCTTGTGTAAAAAAAGGCAAGGGAACGGGGCATCTTAGAAGATGTCTTTCTGTTGCCCTTACAGCTGGTGCGGATATTTATATTCCAGAAAATGCAGACCTAGAAGAAAAAGATGAGCTTTTAGAGGAAGCGAGAAAAGACGGACTTTTTGAAAATCAAATAGTTACAACGCTTCCAAATAAAGATGAATACTCTCTCATATTGGCAGATGCCTTTGTTTTAGAAAGGGATTTTGCTTTAAAGCTTGCTTCGGTTTCAAAACTTGCCGCAATAGACGAGGGCTCTTTAAACACAGATTTGTGCGATTATCTTCTTGATATAATTCCTTCTTATGGATTGCAACGTCCGGCAAATATTGCTGACCCTTCTTATATAACTTTGCCAAAAAACAAAAAAGAAAAACGATTGGATTCAACTTCTTCAATAAAATCCATTTTGGTAACAGTTGGCGGCGAAGATCCCAGCGATTTAGTAGTTCCTGCTGCAATAAGTTACGCAGCTTTGGGGTACAAGATAACTGCAATCGTTCAAAAATGCGAAGAGTCGTTGGAGCGAGTGCCAGAAAATCTCAAGCAGAATATAACTTTTATAAAGCCAGTTCATAATCTTCGAGAAGAACTGTATAAATACGATGTTGTGGTAACTCATTACGGTTTTACCGCGTTTGAAGCTGTTGCGGCCGGTTGTGCTGTTGTGTTATTAGGAACAACACCTCTTCATGTAAACCTTGCAAAAAAATACGGATTTAAATGCCTTTCTCAACAAAATATAAACGAAATTGGAGCTGAATATTCGCTTTCAAATATTGAAGAACTATATCCTTCAAGTCCTTTTGCAAAAAAGGATTCTCAAATAAAAAGCTTAGCAAAATTTGCAACAATACTTGCAAAAGGAAGAAGATTGAGTTGTCCTGTTTGCGCAAACGAGCATTTGCCGTTTGAAGATTTAATAGTTGCAAGGACAGAAAAGAGAACTTTCCGGCGCTGTTCTTCGTGCGGAATGCTTTACATGTCTTATACAACAGACGAAGATTTGCCTTTTTATAACGAAAAATATTTTTTTGACAGTTACAAAAATCAATACGGAAAAACTTATCTTGAAGATTTTCATTCCATAAAATCGCAATGCATAAGGCGCACTTCTGTAATAGATTACATCTTTAGAAACTCTCATAGGCTTATAACTCCAGCAGCCCTTGATGTTGGCTGTGCTTTTGGTCCTTTTATGGATGCTGCAAACGACGCTGGCTGGCAAGTTTTTGGAACAGATATTTCAAAAGAAGCGGTAACTTATGTTCAAGAAAAATTGCATTATCCTGCAAGCTGCTCAAATTTTCCTGCATTTGATCCCGCGGCAGAATTTGGAATAAGCGAATTTGATGTTGTTACGATGTGGTATGTGATTGAGCATTTTCAAAATGTGGATAGCGTTTTAAAAGCGGTTTCAAAAATCTTAAAAACTGGAGGCGTTTTCGCGTTTAGCACGCCTTCTGCAAGCGGAGTTTCTGGAAGATTTAATATGCAATCTTTCTTTTGCAACAGCCCTTCTGACCATTACACCCTTTGGGAACCAGCACGTGCGGCTTCAATCTTAAAAAAATACGGATTTAAAATTGAACGCATAGTAAGCACAGGCCACCATCCAGAGAGATTTCCAAATCTTGCAGGCTCAAAACCAAACAGTTTAAAATGGGCATTTTATGCAGCGGCCAGCAGATTCTTTGGACTTGGAGACACTTTTGAAGTCTATTGCAAAAAAGAAAAAGATTTATAA